DNA from Candidatus Tanganyikabacteria bacterium:
CGCCGTGCATGCCGCCGCCCCCGATTCGCTGGGCAACACCATTTCCGCGCAATCCTGGTTCTGGGCGAGCGCCGACGAGGCGGCACCCACCGAGAGTTACGGGTCGCTGGGCGTCACCTTCGACAAGAAGACCTACGAGGTGGGCGACGTGGCGCAGGTGCTCATCACGTCGCCGGTGCCCGATCTGACGCTCCTGGTGACGCTGGAAGGCCATCGCATCCACGAGGCGCGGGTCATTCACCTGCAGGGCTCGGCGGTGCGGTTCGAGATCCCGATCACTCGCGAGTTCCAGCCCAACATCTGGATCGACGCCACCGCGGTCAACGGCAAGGAGTTGCTGTCGACCGGCAAGTCCCTCAACGTGATGCCCGGCGATCGCTTCCTGACGGTCACGGTCGAACCCGATCGCGACCGCTACCTGCCGGGCGCCCCCGCGCGGGTGCGGGTCAAGGCGACCGATTTTGCCGGCAAGCCGGTGAGCGGGGCCGAAGTCTCGCTAGGAGTGGTGGACGAGGCGATCTACGCCCTGGCACCCGACCGCACGCCGGATCTGCGGCGCTTCTTCCACGGGCCGCGGTCGTCGGACGTCTCGACGTTCCACTCGTTCTCCACCGACTACTCGGGCGGGCCGGCCAAGGATCTGGGCGACGTCAAGATCCGCAAGAACTTCAAGGACACGGCGGCCTGGTTCCCGAGCCTGGTCACCGGGCCCGGCGGCGTGGCCGAAGCGGCGTTCGACCTGCCCGACAACCTCACGACCTGGGTCTGCACCGCCAGGGCGGTCACGGCCCAGACGCAGGTCGGCGCCACGACGAAGACCTTCCTGGCCACCAAGGACCTCCTGGTGCGGCTCGAGACGCCGCGGTTCTTCACGCAGGGCGACAGCCTGGATCTCTTGACCATCACGCACAACTACACGAAGGCCGACCAGGAGGTGGGCATCGCTCTCGATCCGGGGCTGTTGCAGCTGTCGGGGGAGCGCGAGCGCACGGCTTCCATCGCGGCCGGCGGCGCGTTCCGGGCCGAGTTCCGGGTCGTGGCCGAGGCCGTGGGCACGGCCTCCGTGCAGGTGGCCGCCGGGAATCGGCAATACAGCGACGGGATGAAGCTGGACGTGCCGGTCCTGCCCTTCGGCCTGCCCCAGGCGAGGACCTGGGCCGGCGAGGTGTCCGGCGCGGCGGTCGTCGAGTTCGAGGTGCCGGCCGCCGCCATGGGGCCGACGGTGCGATTTGCCGTCGACGTGGCGCCCTCGCCCTGGAGCGTCCTCCTGGCAGGGATCGACTACCTGCTCGCGTATCCGTACTGGTGCACCGAGCAGACCACGAGCCGCCTGGTGCCGGCCGCCATGGTCTACCGGCAACTGCCAGCGGGCGACCCGCGCAAAGCGGCGCTTGAAGCCGACATCCAGGCGGCGACCCGCAAGCTCCTCGCTCTCCAGCACGCGCAGGGCTGGGGCTGGTGGGAGACCGGCGACGACGAAGTCGAGATGACCGCGTATGGCCTCTGGGGACTCACGGCCGCGCGCGCCGCCGGCGTCGCGGTTGACGAGCAGCGTTTCGAGCGCGGGCTGGCCTCGCTCGCCGAGGCCCTCCCCCGGATCAAGAAGGACACGCCCCGGCGCTACCTCATCGAGGCCGGCACCGGCCCCGACACCCGCGCCATGGGCCTGTGGGGAATGTACATGGTCCTGGGGAGTCCCCGGCCGCCACGAGTGTCGCCGCGCTTCCGGCCGCTCGCGGCTCGCGAACTGGACCGGTTGTGGGCGGATCGAGCCGGCCTGACGACATACGGCAAGGCCGTCTTCGCCTCGGCCCTGGTGCTGGCCGACCATCCGCGGGCCGGCCGCGCCCTGATCGACCTCGACCAGCAAGCCGCGCAGTCGGCGAACCTCGCGCACTGGGAAGCCGGCGGCGGGCTATTCTCGTGGTCCAACAGCAACGTCGAGGCGACCGCTCACGCGCTGCTGGCCCACCTGGCCCGCGATCCCGGGAACCCCCTGGTCGCCAAGGCCGAACGCTGGCTGGAGCTTAATCGCAAGCGCGATCGCTGGACCAGCACCAAGGACACGGCCGTGTCGCTGGTGGCGATCGCGGCGTACACGCGCCAGCGCGCGACCGGCGCCGTCACCGAGCCCTACGTCGTGGAGATGTCGCTGGACGACACGCCCGTCGCGTCGGCCGTGGCCGATCCCGGCTCGGCCGGCCGGCCGCTGACGTTCGCGCTGGGCGGCGTCAATCTGCCGGCCGGCCGCCACAAGGTGGCGCTCGCGGCCCCTCCTCATGCGACGCCTCTTTACGGGGCCGAGTTGCGCTACTTCGAGCAGGCCCGCGACATCCCGGCCAGGGCCGGCGAGATCGTCGCGATCGCCCGCGAGTACTTCGCCATCCCGAAGGATCTGCTGGCCGAGGCCCGCACGATGACCCCGTCAGGGCTCTTTGGCGAGAAGACCTTCCACCGGCTGATTCCCGCTGGTGGCCGGGCCCGGCCGGGCGATCGGCTTGTGGCGCGCGTGCGGGTGACGACGACCCAGGACGTGCGCTTCGCGGTGATCGAGGATCCGCTGCCGTCCGGCGCCGAGGTCCTGCTCGACGAGAGCGGCGACGACTCGTACTGGTGGAATCACCGGGACGTCTTGGACGACAAGGTGGTCTTCTTCGCCGACACCCTGACCAAGGGCCAGCCGCACGACTTCTATTACGTGCTGCGGCCGGAGCTGATCGGGTCGTTCCGCGTGCTCCCGCCGGTAGTGGAGGCGATGTACGCCCCGGATATCCGGGCGCATGGCGCGGCGGCGCGGCTGGAGGTCGCCGAGTAGGCTAAACCGCGTAGCCGAGGATCAGCAGCGTCTCGTCGGCGCTGGGGAAGAACCGGTCGTCGGCCTTCATGCGCTCGAGGATGCGGCGGGCCCTTTCGCCCAAGCGCGGCGCCCGGCGCGGGACGGCCGGCAGTTCCGGCTGCCGCAGCTTCGGCGCGGGGGCGCCGTGCACCCGGTTGCCTTGCGGCGCGCGCTTGCGGGCGTGAGCGGACTTGGCCACGTGCGGACCTCCTGTGCGTTTACCAGCTACCGGGACGTTGTAGGCGGTAAACGCGATCTGGTTGCGCGACGCGCACCAGGTTTTAGCGAATCCAAGTGAAGTCCAAAAGAATGTCGGCGGATTTGATTGGCCCTTAACCGGCCGAGGCGGCCTGGCGCTTGCGAGTTTGATACAATCAGGATGAAGTGTCAGAAATTCGCAGTCTCGCATTGCCGGTCTTTGCGACGCTTGCAGGCGGTTGCACGATCCCGCCGTCGAACTGCAATTCCGTGCCAAACGAGCAGGGGGTGAAAGTGTCGATCGCGACCGGCGTCTGGGGCGTCGCGGCGGAACACGTTGGCAACTTCATGCCGGACGGCGGTCCGATCATCCCTTTTCCCTTGCCCAGACCTTGCAAGGGCTCGATCAAGCCGGTCAAAGGAGAAACCGTAGCGGCCTTCTCACCTTTCGGGCACAAGGAAGCGACGGTTTCGGCCAGGCCGGGCGAAGTTCCCCACTTTTCGGCAGTACCTGGCCAGGCTCTGGTGGTGACGACGACCGATGGCGACGGGTTCTACCAGCTCGCCGTCCCGCCAGGCACGTATTCCATCCTGCTAGCGCGGCCAGGCGGGTGGCACCTGGACTGGACTGCGAACCATGGGCTCGTAGGCGCCGCAGTCGTGAAACCTGGCCAGGTGGCCGAATTGTGGTTCAACGATCGCTACCGGAGGGCAGATTGAGGCGCCCCGGGACAACGGAAGGGCTCGGCAGCTGACAGTGGACCATCTCACGGCGGAGTTGGACCGCCAGGTCGCCCGGTTGCTCCAACTCGACTACCCCGGGTTCCTCGGCGCCGATCGGGATGGCTTCCTTGCCTTGCTGAAACCGTTGCGGGAGCTCGTGCCCGGCCTCGTGGGCTCTGACGATGATGCCGGCTCTCGGCCGTTCGTGGTCGTGAT
Protein-coding regions in this window:
- a CDS encoding carboxypeptidase regulatory-like domain-containing protein, with protein sequence MTRFGRLLVLAFGLAIWAFGLGAAILSAEKPTGSIVGRVVGHDTRPIAGARVYLHGENGATRVVQTAEDGSYRADRLPVDTYRLQARKRGFDAQWREPEVTLTENALARDVDFALEKRQPAAHFAQYQRVYLPDEKLRVGTRGSLVDSLDLTLYRLDVDRLLAAKGEIGQITEWDREGERAAAGELPPAIPAEAVSAIATWSASIPRGSVDEDDWFYRPVEVPAQPEGTYLLVMRATDGQAKLRDAFWFNVTRLALVTKRSKDQILVYAADFQTKRPLPDVELRVYQGTQVAARGRTGLTGLWQGNLVAENAYLTVAGRAGASFAHVAAYHGSSDRLAVLTYTDRPIYRPGHKVHFKGILRDRRGARPSVPAAPSVTVWARDPDGTELPRRTLAVSAVGTYQGDVDIPAEGHTGGYSLVTEVSGERYYSYFEVQAYRKPEFKVDVKPAEARVVGGTTQKVAVTATYYFGAPVVGARVRYTVFSRPEYPGWTEEDAFYSGYAGDDADPSGGEVVTEGEATTDEAGHLSLEIPTAKIAPADEHSRAYDQKYLVEVESEDQSRRLVKGRSSFLVTRGLFDLETDISTYLVKAGEPVRVTVSTRDYDGKPVRAKVSLRLERQEWVRPEEPGESWRTVYENAGTRTVETDAQGHAVAELRAPRAGSYAVHAAAPDSLGNTISAQSWFWASADEAAPTESYGSLGVTFDKKTYEVGDVAQVLITSPVPDLTLLVTLEGHRIHEARVIHLQGSAVRFEIPITREFQPNIWIDATAVNGKELLSTGKSLNVMPGDRFLTVTVEPDRDRYLPGAPARVRVKATDFAGKPVSGAEVSLGVVDEAIYALAPDRTPDLRRFFHGPRSSDVSTFHSFSTDYSGGPAKDLGDVKIRKNFKDTAAWFPSLVTGPGGVAEAAFDLPDNLTTWVCTARAVTAQTQVGATTKTFLATKDLLVRLETPRFFTQGDSLDLLTITHNYTKADQEVGIALDPGLLQLSGERERTASIAAGGAFRAEFRVVAEAVGTASVQVAAGNRQYSDGMKLDVPVLPFGLPQARTWAGEVSGAAVVEFEVPAAAMGPTVRFAVDVAPSPWSVLLAGIDYLLAYPYWCTEQTTSRLVPAAMVYRQLPAGDPRKAALEADIQAATRKLLALQHAQGWGWWETGDDEVEMTAYGLWGLTAARAAGVAVDEQRFERGLASLAEALPRIKKDTPRRYLIEAGTGPDTRAMGLWGMYMVLGSPRPPRVSPRFRPLAARELDRLWADRAGLTTYGKAVFASALVLADHPRAGRALIDLDQQAAQSANLAHWEAGGGLFSWSNSNVEATAHALLAHLARDPGNPLVAKAERWLELNRKRDRWTSTKDTAVSLVAIAAYTRQRATGAVTEPYVVEMSLDDTPVASAVADPGSAGRPLTFALGGVNLPAGRHKVALAAPPHATPLYGAELRYFEQARDIPARAGEIVAIAREYFAIPKDLLAEARTMTPSGLFGEKTFHRLIPAGGRARPGDRLVARVRVTTTQDVRFAVIEDPLPSGAEVLLDESGDDSYWWNHRDVLDDKVVFFADTLTKGQPHDFYYVLRPELIGSFRVLPPVVEAMYAPDIRAHGAAARLEVAE